TGCCAAAACGAGCGCTCACAGCACAAGAACAAGGCCTCCGCGATGAAAACGCTCAAGAGTCGGCTCTATGAGAAGATTCAGGATGAAAAGCGCTCGGAAATGGAAAAATTCTATGGGGAAAAGGGAGAAATGGGCTGGGGCAACCAAATCCGCAGCTACGTCTTTCAACCCTATCAGATGGTCAAGGACCTTCGAACCAGTGTCGAAACCTCCAACGTACAAGGCGTCATGGATGGCGAACTTGAACCATTCATCCATGCCTGGTTGCGCGCGGGAGGACCACGGGCACGCAAGGATATGGTGCAGGATGTGGATGCGTGAGCTTTTCGCTTCCCTTTCGAAGGTTATCCCTTTAACTCGGACAGTCTGCCATGCTTTCATTCCAGCAGTTAAAGGAGACCTTCGAGGCCACGCCGCTCTTTGAGTCAAAAACCTGGAAGCTATCGCCAGAGGCCTATCCGCTCAGCGCAGCCCAGCTCGAAACCATTGAGGCCATTGGTGACGCCTGTTATGCCTTTCACCTGGCACTCGAAACGCTCTACCTGCGCTCCGCCCAGGACCGCAATCTGTTGCGCAACAAAGAACTCAAAGCTCCGTGGGTTGCCGATTACCTCGACCGTGGCAAGCCCGCCGAGCTGATCGAGCACGCGCGGGATGACCGCCTCAAGGGTCGCACTCCACTGATCCTGCGTCCAGATCTGTTGATCACCGAAGACGGGTTTGCCCTGTCCGAGATGGATTCCGTGCCCGGTGGCATTGGTCTGACCGCATTCCTCAATCAGCTGTATGGAGTCGACGCAGCCGGGAATGGAGAACGACAGGAGATCGTCGGCTCCATGAAGTCGATGCTGCTCGCATTCTACGACACGCTTGCGGGTTCCGTCTCCGAGCGCAGTTTTCCATTCATTGCGATTCTGGTGAGCGACGAAGCCGCCACCTACCGACCCGAGATGCAGTGGATCGCGGAACAACTGCAGCTGCTGGGCAAGCGCGTCTTTGTCTTCCATCCCAACGACGTGATGCCGCTCGGGCATGAACTCTGCGTCGCCATCGACGGCAATCCGCAGAAAATTGACATCGTCTACCGCTTCTGGGAGCTCTTTGACCTCGAAAATATCGCCTCACTCGACCACATGCTGGAGGCCTGGAAGGAGGGTCAACTCAATGTCACCCCGCCGATGCGTCCTTTTCAGGAGGAGAAACTGGCACTCGGGTTATTCCACCACCCCCTGCTGCAGGCGTTCTGGAAGGAGCAGTTGAGCGGAGCACAGTTCAAGCTACTGCACAAGATCATCCCCAAAACGTGGATCATGGACCCCTCACCCGTGCCGCCCTGTGCGGTGCTCGATGCCCCACATGTGGGTGGTCAACCCATCCACGATTGGCGCCAGCTCGGCGAAGCCTCCAAACGGGAGCGGGAACTCATCCTCAAAATCAGTGGATTTGATGAAACGGCCTGGGGAGCACGCAGTGTCGTGCTCGGCTCGGATGTGCCACGCGAAACCTGGGAAGCCGCCATCAGCAATGCCATCGCGGGTCCACAGCAAAGCCTCTACGTGCTGCAGCGCTACCGCAAACCCATGCGGGTGCAACATCCGGTTTACCAGGACGATGGAAGCTTGCAGGAGATGAGTGGACGTGTTAGGCTCTGCCCCTATTATTTTATCGTCGATGGTCGTGCAGAGCTGCACGGAATCCTCGCCACCCTGTGTCCCGCTGACAAAAAGATCATTCACGGCATGAAAGATGCCGCCATGATCCCCTGCCGCAAGGCATGATGAGGTGTGTCCCTTTTTCCACATGAGTACTATTGCTGAATATCTGGAATTTGCCAACCTGCTCGCGGTCAAGAGCGGTGGTTTGATCTGCAGCTACTTCGGTTCGCAAAACCTTGCCACCGAGCTGAAGGAAGATCAAACACCCGTCACCCAGGCGGACCGGGAGGCGGAGCAGTTGATCCGCAAGATGATCCACACCCGCTTCCCGGAGCATGGAATCGTCGGGGAGGAGTTTGGCAGCGAAAACGAGGAGGCCGACTACGTCTGGATGATCGACCCGATTGATGGAACCAAAACATTCATGACCAGTGTTCCGCTCTTCGGCACCGTGCTTTGCCTGAAATACAAGGGCGAACCCATTCTCGGCATGATTCATCAACCCGTGCTCAATCAGATCCTGATCGGCGACGGCGAAACCACCTGGCTCAATGGCAAGCAGGTAACCGTGCGGAAGACTGCAAAGATCGAGGACGCCATCCTGTTGACCTCCGACCCCATCAATCCGGCACGCTACAAGGGTGAGGTCAAGTGGAACAAGCTCGCCGCCAACGTGAAGCTCTACCGTACCTGGGGAGACTGTTACGGCTACCTGCTGCTCGCGAGTGGTTGGGCAGACATCATGGTCGATCCCATTGTTTCACCATGGGATTTTCACGCCATGATTCCGATCATTCGCGGTGCCAATGGCGTGATCACCGACTGGGAGGGCGAGGACGCACTCAAGGGCAACTCCGTCATCGCCTCGAACAAGGTACTGCACCGCAAGGTGGTGGATTTCCTCAACGACTGATTTGACCTTTTCCGGATTCTCCCGTCCATGCGTCGCCACACAGGATCGCGTGCCAGCCAGTGCGGACTGATCTCCTATTTTACAAACGGAACACCCATATGACATCCGAACACAAAACCTTCCTTCAACAATTGCTCACCACTCCCAGTCCGGTCGGTGGTGAAATGCCCGGTCAGCGCGTCTGGGCGAACTACCTGCGTCCGCTCGCAGATTCCGTCGAAAATGACGCCTACGGCAACACCTGGGCCACACTCAATGGGGCAGCGCCCGACGCGATCAAGGTCATGATTGAAGCCCATGCCGATGAAATCGGGTTCATGATCAATTACATCGCAGAGGATGGCTTTGTATCGGTGATTGCCAATGGGGGTTCTGACGTGGCCATCGCGCGCGGCAAGCGCGTCGTGTTTTTTGGCTCAAAGGGACCCGTGTGCGGCGTGATCGGCAATACCGCGATCCACCTGAGGCGTGACAGTAGCGGTGATGAAAAGACTCCGAAGTGGCACGAGTTGTTTGTCGATGTCGGTGTCAACACCCGTATTGAGGTGCACGAAAAGGGACTGCAGGTGGGCTGCTGCGCGGTCTATGATATCGAGCCGCTCGAACTTTCCGAAAACCGCCTCGTCTCCCGCGCCGTCGACAATCGCATCTCGGGTTTCATTCTCGCGCGCATTTTTGAAGAGTTGCAACAACCGGGGCAACGCCCTGAGGCAACGGTGTATGCGGTCAACGCGGTACAGGAAGAAGTGGGCGGCAATGGTGCCATGATGATTGCAGATCGGCTTTTCCCCGATGTTGCCATCGTGTTTGATGTCACGCACGCCACGGACACACCTGGTATTGACAAAAAGAAACACGGCGAGATCAAACTTGGTGCTGGACCCACACTCACCTACGGCACAGCCAACCACCCCATGGTCGTCGAGCGCCTCGTCAAAGCCGCCACAAATGCGGGCATTCCGATCCAGCACGAAGCCACCAGTCGCTTCACCGGAACCGATACAGACAGAATCTTCAACACACGCACTGGCATTCCGTCCGCGCTGATTTCGATCCCTTTGCGCTACATGCATTCACCCGTGGAGACGGTGGATCTCAACGACGTGGAAAACACCGTAAAACTGCTCGTTGCCTTCCTTAAGGATCTCAAGGCAGACGAGCGTTTCACTGTTTCCCTGTAACGCTCACGCTCGATGCGATAGGGATCGGTCGCCACCGAACTCCCACCCGGCAGGCTCACTCCGTCTCGTCGGCGTGAGCAACCATGGCCACACCAAGTTCGTAGGCAGATTCCCAGGCCTGCTGCATTTGCTCCGGGGTCATCTGCACGACCAGTGCCTCGTGTCGCTCCATGGCTTTGCCGTGGTCACTTGCAGCGGCAAGAATGTACCACATGTCGGCGATCAGCAGATTTGCATCCACGCCTTGTCCGGTTTCGTAAAGCACACCCAGATTGTACTGTGCATCGACATAGCCCTGCTCGGCCGCTTTTTCATACCAGACCGCCGCAATTGCAGGATCCGCCTCCACTCCGCGACCAAAGCGATAGAGGATGCCCAGATTGAACTGTGCGGTCGCATCCCCTGCATCTGCGGCAAGGCGGTAATAGTTTGCTGCCTTGCGGTAGTCTTGTTCCACCCCAATGCCCAGGTCATACAGAAAACCAAGATTGAGGTGCGCTTCCACATTTCCGAGTTCAGCGGCTTCGCGAAAATGCTTTGCCGCCGCTTCATAATCATAGGGAACTCCTTCACCATGAAAGTATTGCAGTCCTTTTTCCAGGGCGTAGCCCCCTTGATCCTCCATGCGCATGGCAGAGGCACTGGAAAACAATGCAGTTGCAGTAAGAAGGGAAACGAATGCTTGAAATGACTCTTTCATAGGACAAACGCTTTGAAAGCGGAAACTGGGCCAGAGCGGGATATGCGGACGGATTCACTCTTTTTTAACATGAACCCCGCCTGGAGATCACGGAAATTTTTCTCGTTTTTACATCTTTTTCACGCCATCGCTTTTCTACAATAGATTCTGGTTTTGCCAAGACCCGCCGAATGCGGCAGTTCTGACGGGATGCCAGTCCTGTCATCCAGCTCCTACCGTGCGCCCTGGTTGCTTCGCAATGGGCACACTTCCACCATCTTCACCGCCCTCTTTCGTCAAGCGGCTCCAGCGCACTATCAGCGCTTCACACTTGCGACTCCGGATGACGATTTTCTGGATGTGGATGTACTGCATCCAACTGTTCAGTCCAATCGCGCGGTACTGCTGCTGCACGGACTCGAGGGTTCCAGTCAAGGCCATTATCTTCGCGGCATGGCGAATGCCGTAGTCGCAGCCGGATGGGCGGCTGTTGCGCTGAATTTTCGGGGTTGCGGCGGTCGGCCCAATCGATTTGCCCGCTCCTACCACAGCGGCGTGACCGAGGACGTTCAGGTGGCCGTGGAGTGGGTGCAGCATAAATTTCCCCAATCTAAAATTGCACTGATCGGATTCAGCCTCGGAGGCAACGTGCTGTTGAAATACCTCGGCGAGGGCAGTCGCCATGCTTCCGTTGTAGGCGGTGTCGCTGTGTCGGTGCCAGTGGATCTGGCAGGCAGCGCAACTGTATTGGCCAGTCCCATCAACCGCATTTACATGCGCCGCTTCATGCGCGACATGACTCGCAAACTGGAACTGAAAAATCAGACCATTGGCACCGATTTTGATATCCCTTCCTTCCGCCGCATGCGCACCTTTGCCGAGTTTGATGGCGCCTACACTGCTCCGGTCCATGGATTCGCATCTGCCGAAGACTACTGGCAGCGCAACAGTAGTCTGCCGTTGCTACAGCACATCGACGTGCCCACCCTGCTGGTCAATGCGCTGGATGACCCATTCCTGTCCGCCAGTTGCTTGCCGGAGCACATCGCCAGTGCCAGTGATGCCTTCTTCCTCGAAACCCCAAGACACGGAGGTCACGTTGGCTTTCTGAGCGACCTCCATCCACGTCAGCACTGCTGGCACGAAGCCCGCGCCGTGCAGTTCCTGCACGAACATGTTTTCCCCTGAGCCGGAACCCCCACCTCCCCGTCATCTCCTTCCCCTCAGTAGGGCCTCCGCTTGAGGTGTCGACAGGCTCACCACCCTGAGTTAGCCGAAGGGCCGGAGGCCGCCCTCTTCCCTCCCTCGTAGGGCCTCCGCTTGTCGGAGGCCGCCAGCGTCCGAACACCCAAACGGCCTGCGATAAACGCAGGCCCTACGAAAGACACCTGCCTCGCCACCACCTTCCCATCCGTAGGGCCTCTGCTTGTGGTGTCGACAGGCTCACCACCCTGAGTTGGCCGAAGGGCCGGAGGCCGCCCTCTTCCCTCTCTCGTAGGGCCTCCGCTTGTCGGAGGCCGCCCCAACGTTCGAACACCCAAAGGCCTGCGATAAACGCAGGCCCACGAAAGACAAGGGACCCACCGCCGGAGGCCGTCTCTCTCAATCTCCAGACAACCAACGCGGTTCCGGATACATCCCTTCAATTCGTTTGGATAAAAACGGAAACACCTTCGGATCGGGAATGAGGTGTCCCTTCCAAACCTCGCGAACTGAGAGTAATTTTTTCACATAAGGGTTCATGAACATGTAGAACCCCGTTGATTGGAATTCCGTTTCATCCCGGATCCGTCGATCATGGAAATTCTCCTGCCACAAAGGAAAAGTTATCCCCATCTCTCGTTTCAGAAGCGTTTTGTATTTTCCGACTAATTGCCTGAGTAAAAGGGAGTCACCCAGTGTGAACAACTGATGGATATGGTCTGGCATTACCGTCTGCATCTTCAAATTCCAGTTGAGGGACTTTGTGATTGCATCGGCAGCTTGGATACAAGCATCAAATGCTTCCGGCGTGTTCAGGAGGCTTCGACGCTGGGACGTGCAGAACGTAATGAAATAACACTGCCCAGATCGAGAAATTCGTGCAATGCGAAGCCGTTCTGTCTTTCGTTGAGGAAGAGGTCTGGAGGACATGAGAACTTGATGTTGAAAGCATCATCTACCTGCGTCAATCCTCTGCTCATACCATCCCAGACCCAAGAACCCCACGCGCGGCTTGCCTCCCCGTAGGGCCTCCGCTTGTGGTGTCGACAAGCTCACCACCCTGAGTTGGCCGAAGGGCCGGAGTCCGCCCACTTCCCTCTCTCGTAGGGCCTCCGCTTGCCGGAGGCCGCCCCAACGTCCGAACACCCAAGCGGCCTGCGATAAACGCAGGCCCTACGAAAGACACTCGACCCACAGCCGGAAAGACCCTGTGAATCCGCCTTCCCATCCGTAGAGGCTCCACTCTTGGTGTCGACAAGCTCACCACCCTGAGTTGGCCGAAGGGCCGGAGTCCGCCCTCTTCCCTCTCTCGTAGGGCCTCCGCTTGCCGGAGGCCGCCCCAACGTCCGAACACCCAAACGGCCTGCGATAAACGCAGGCCCTACGGATCAATCAAATCTCATTGGGCAGGATCTGGGCAATCACGGCACGATCCGCCTGGAGGTAACGCGAGGCCAGCGCCTGCAGGTGCTCGAGTTCCGTGGACTCCAGTACCTCAAGCCGTCCGAGCATGCGCTCGTTGAACCAGGGGGTGCCCTGACTGCGCGTGAGCACCCATCCGTTCCAGTGTCCGGGATCCTTCAGGGATTCCTTTTCCTGATGGATGAGCGGACGAAGCGCGCGCTTGAGCTGATCCTTGGAAATACCGTCGTTGGCGAGATTCGTGAGCACCTCCATCGCTTTGACCTCAAAGGCATCCACCCGCTCCGGGTCGCACTCCATCTGGATGGTGAGCTGACCGTCTGCAGTGGAATCCCAACCACAGGATGCCTGGCAACTGACCCCATAGGTTCCGCCCATGGCTTCGCGGATTTCCTGGTTCAATGCATCCTGCACCAGAGCTGCCAGCACTTCCACCTGTGTTGCCTCCTGCCACGATACTCCGCTGCAGACTGGCAGCGTCAGCACCAGGGCCGCCTTCGGGTCGGGTCCGTCGTAGCGGAAGACCTCGCGAGTTGGCTTAATCAACTGCGGGGAATCCTCTGCTTCCATAACCGGAACAACCGTGCTGCGCACTGGCAAGGCCCCAAAGGTGCGCGCCAGCTCGGGCAACAATTTCTCGGTTTCGAAATCACCCGCGACTCCAATCTCGAGGTAGCCCTCGCGCAGCTGGGGCAGCAGCCAGGCAGTCGTGGTCGGCACTTCAGCTGACAGCATCTCCGCCTTGCTCAGCTGGCGGGAACGCCAGTCGTTCGCAAAAAGAAAAGGCTGCACATGCATTTGGTACACTTCCATCGGATTGCTGGGTTCGTCCTTCCACTGTGCCTGAATGGCCTGTTGATAAATCGCGTGGGCGGAGGCTCGGAAGCCAGGATCAATGAGGTGAGCAGCCAGCAGCTCGAGTAGCATCGGGAAATCGTTGCGCAAGCCGCCTGCATGCAGTTCAAGCGCCAGGTTGCCAACGTTTATTCCTCCGATGCCAAACTGTTTCGCCAACGTGAGCTGCTGGATCTCTTCCAGCGAGTGTTGGCCCAGTCCACCAAACCGCAAGTGGGAGGGAGCCGCAAGTGCGAGGCGACGGTCCTGATCCGTAATGCTGGCAAGGCCCTCGCCCACGCGCAGGCTGATGTTGATGAGATTCTGATGCGTCGGCAGTTCCTTGAGGTTCACCCGCACCCCATTGGCAAAAGCAATCCGGGTGATGTTCAGTTCGGGATCCAACTCCTGCGATACAATCTCCCCGGGTTCTCCAAAATCCGCATAGGCCCACTCCAGCTTTTCCTTCTTCTGCTTGCCTTCACTCCGGGTCGCGAGGCCGCGCTGATACGCCGCAACTACTTCGTCCTTGTCCAGCTCCACTTGTGCCAGTTTTCCCTCAAGCAGAATCGCAGCTCGCTCGGGTTCGAGGGCGACCCTAAGCGCCTCCCCAATCTGCTTGCCATCCCACTCCGCAAACCATTGCTTGAGCAGTTCCTGTTCCTGCGCCGGATGCATGAACACCATGCCACGCGTGGAAAATGCACCCACCATCGCCTGTGCCAGTTGTGCGTTTTGCCGCGTCGCCGCCTGCTGCACGATGCCGTCCATGTTGGCGAGCAGCATCGCCTTCAACTGATTGGCCTGCTCTTCGTCAAACCCGTTTGTGGTTAAATCACCAACGCTCTTGGCCAACTGATCGAGAGCCTCCATCGTCAGATTGGGTTGGGTCACCAGGATCAGGCGCATCAGGCGAAACAACCCTGCTTCCTCCTGCATGTCATTGATCGCCTGCAAAAACGGAGCATTGCCACCAGCCACTTGCAGATTGAAATGGATCGCGAGGAAAACTGTGGACATGAAGTTGAGCGTGTTCTCGCGCATCTTCTCTGCGGTCATCGGTTCATTTCCCACTGGCAGCAGACTTGCCAGCTGCACGAGCATGTGCTCGGAACCGGGAGTATCGGAAAAGTGCACCGCATTGGCAGAGGGAGGTCGGATGGTGTCCGTCGGATTCGGCAGAGGTTCGCTATTCGCCGGAATTTCCGCAAAATGCGCCTTCACCCGCGCCTCAAAATCCTCCGCGCTCAAGGCCCCCACTCCGAGCACCACCATTCGGTCGGCGGTGTACCATTTCTGATAGAACTCTTCAAAATCCTGTTTTTGAAACGACTTCACCGTCGCTTCAGTGCCAAGGGGTGAGCGGTTCGCGAAGCGCCCCTCGCCAAGCAGGAAACCCAAATTCGAAAAATAGGCGCGATAGTGCGGAGAGTTGCGTGTGCGCATCTCCTCAAGGATCACGCCGCGCTCCTTTTCGATCTCCGCCTCATCGAAGACTTGTCCATGTGCCTGATCCTGCAGAAAGCGGAAGGCATCATCCAGCAGGGCGGTCTCCAGATGCGGCAGATCCACTTGATACACGGTCTGAAGGAAGCCCGTCATCGCGTTCAATTGCTGACCAAAGGCGAGTCCATGGCGCTGAAACGTCTCAATCGCCTGCCCTTCTGCGGGAAAGTGTTGCGTACCATTGAACGCCATGTGTTCGAGAAAGTGCGCCATGCCCAACTCGTCATCTTCCTCCATGAACGACCCCGCCTCCACCAGCAGGCGCAGACTGAGCTGATCCTCCGGATGCGCATTCGGAAGGTAGGCCCAGCGCACGCCGTTTTCGAGTTGACCATAGACGACAGCCGGATCCCCCTCAATGCCGTCCAGTTTTGGCGGCCAAGGGGCGGCGTGAAGCGGTGTCAACAGCGCGACCAGCAGGAGGAGGAACACAGATCGGATCGGGCAGACCCGTTTCGGGAGTTTGGGTAATTGCATAGCTTTTCAGATTGGGTTCACGAAAAAGGAATGAGGGTGCGATGGCATCGCACTCCAGTCATTGAACCGTTGAGTCCAAATTGCATTCGCCGGATTCCTGAATGCGCGGAACGGGCACAAGCATGGCATATGCATTGCAGTATCGGAGGTGGACATTGGAGAACAAAAGACTGGAGGGTGAGCATCAATGCATCCATCAAAAACTCGAACCAACTGTATCATACCCCAAACCCATCGCCACCCGTTGCCTTACTTGGATTTAGGTATTAGCAAATCCACCTGGATCCCTAACGCGCCAGCGACTGGCTGATGTATTCGTATCCCTGCTGAAATCCCGCTTTTGCAGCATCACGTTCCGAGATCAGAAGGATCCCAAAACACACAACCACTGCGGCTGTGAGCACATGCTTTATTTTAGGTTTCTTCATAAAAGATCGTGAGAGTTTCGGGTTCCCAGTCAACCATTGCGGTTTTGCATCGATTCCAATAAGCATAGTATGCCTCAATCCACCGTCGAGCGGTTGAAGCAGCATCTTCCGAAGGTGGAGGGAAGGGACAAAACATCCGAGGCATATCTCGATCCGAAGGGCGCATTGGAGAACTGGGTTGGAGGATAGGCTTTCGAATGTTTCTTCAAAAACCTCCTGAAAATCTACCAAAATCGACCTCCATCGCCACCCGTTCCCTTACTTGGATTCAAGTAGGAGAGGATGGGTGCTTCGGAGCACCCAGCGTCCGAACACCCAAACGGCCTGCGATAAACGCAGGCCCTACGAAAGACACATCCCCATAGGATTATCCCGAAAGACTCTACCGCATCTCCGAGGCGTGGAAAGACAGGAGAGTCATCAGAACTCGATGACGTTGCCAGCAGTTCAGGAAGCCATGATGAAAGGGAAACCGCTGATCGCTGGATTTGACCAAAGGCATATTGTCGAACCCATCGGGGGACCAGGCGCGTAACTCCTGAATCCGATCCTCCAGACCCCGGGATTGCCAATCATGTAGAGTGTTGGCTATTTCCAAAATGGAGGCGTAGGGTAGATTTCCCCCTTGAACAAATAGCTAAAATGGCTATTTTGACAGCCATGACAGTCATCACTGCAACAAACGCGAAAAACAATTTTGGCGAACTGCTCGAGGCCACGCAGAAGGCACCGGTTGAGATCTCGAAGAAAGGACGCACGGTCGCGGTGGTGCTCTCAGCAGAAGCTTTTCGACAGATGCAGGCAAAGGCAGAGGGTATCTCGGAGCGACCGTCGATCGATGGTATTCTTGGCTGGATAGAGCGGCATCCGGCAGAAGCGCAAGCACTGGACGAAACGGACTACCACCAGCACCTCGAAGAAAAATTTGCGTGAAGATTTTCTGGGATGCGAATGTGCTGGTTGATCTGGTCGATCAAGCGAGACCTGGACATGCAGATGCGGTCAAGTTGCTGAAGCAAACTCAGAAGATCGCTGCCACGAATCTTTGCGCCTGGCATTCACTCTCGATTCTGAGCTATCTCTGCACAAAGAAGTTCGGAAAAGCAGCAGCGGATGAGATGATCCAGGAACTGCTGAAAGTCTTCTCAATTCCTGCAACAGGGAGCAAAGAAGCGCAGCGCGCGTTTGCTTACAATGCTTTCGACTATGAGGATGCCCTCCAGATTTCGTCTGCTGTGGCAGGTTTTTCCGATTATGTGGTCACACGCGATGCCAAAGGTTTCAGGCAAAGTCCGATTGCAGTCGTGTCGCCAAAGAAAATTGTTTCAAAGCTTAGTAAGTAATGAAACTTGAAGTTTGTTGATCGGGTTTTGGTCGAAAGAAATGAGCGCAAAAAATACGTCCATTCACAACGAAATCGTGCTCGAAGAGCATCTGGTGCAGAACCTGTGCTTTGGCTTGGAGTTTCTAGAAAGAGTTCCTGAGGACTTAGACCGCCGGCTGGCACTCGACACGGAAGCGCTGAGTGACTTTATCCAGCAGACCCAAGCAACCGAAAGGGAAAACTGGGTCAAAGGGAAAACGTTTGAGCATTTGCCACATGCACCTCGATTTTCAGCCCCATCGATAAGCGCTTTCAATCCGTGCGTTCTTGCACTCCCAGGTATTCCAGATCACCGAACTCAACTCTGGATTTCAGCAATCCCCTTCTGAGAGATTTTGAGTCCGAACCGATGACTCTGCTCGCTGCGAGTGCCATGGATCGGAGTTCTTCATCAAAATTCCTCCGGTTCGCGCGAATGCTGAATCGGGTCGTCCAAAGCATTTTTTTTTCCTTCGCTTTCCATATTTTCTGGAAATCGTATGCCTGAAGGATCACAAAATAGCGGGGAGCTTCGATTTCCCTCACGACGTCCAGATTGGAGTCCCTGAATCGGTAGTCATACTGCGTGAGATTCCATGCCCGCATCACTGCGTCTTGATAACCCAACAGTTGGGCGTGGTTCCAAATCACCTGTCGACGGTCATCGTCAACCATTTGCTGCAACACTAGCCCCACTTCCATTCGCCCCGGATCAAACGCAGCCGCCGAAAGCTCTGCAGATGAATCCTGCAATTCTCCACTTTCGTCTTCAACACTGCCATCACCGGTCGCCAACGACATTCCATCGAATGCGTTCACAACGTTCTCGACACCCATGTTTGAGGTTGCATGCCGAAACGGGGTCGTTTTTCCCCAGTGCACCACGATGAGCAGATCGGTTGCCTCTACACTGGGAGTTGGAGCGTAATCCGCCTCCCACAGCGCTTCAGCGAGCACATTGCCAATCTCGAGAAACGACAGTCGGGTCAACGATTCATCGCGACCAGAGTTGTCCAAGCACACTCCTTTTGCAAACGCATAGGTTTCCCGCTCATATCGCCCCGACGGTAAAAGCCTGCGCTCGTATGTGGGGCTGGTTTCGGAATATGCGCTGGTCAAGGGGTCCGATCCATGTGCATGGTCGAACAAGCCTATCGTGCACAAGCACAGGAGGAAGGTCGGGAAATCAATCAATTCCGTTTTTATGAGGATCAACGATGGAGTCTTGAACGGTAAGAGGATACTCCCATTCCGGACAAAAATAAAGCATTCCCGAAACTTCGGAACACTATTTCCGCTTTGAACTTTCGGGTGATCCGAACACCCCCAAGCCAATTCGCTGTCCATGGCTTAAAGGAAAAGGGTCCCATGCGAATGATTATTTGAGATCCTGAATCCAGGATTCGAAAAAACACCGCTCGGCAGATGCCGAACTCAAAACGCTCCAATCCATCGGAGTTGCAAAACCCCGACCTGTTGGACTCAAGATCCCGCTTCGTTTTTCCACAAGGTCCGTGCGAGCTTCAGAAATGCGCTGATATAGTCCACCTCGGCATCGGCTGCCCGAATCCCCAAAAAGATCTGCTTGGCCACACCGCTGTGACCCAATCGGATGGGAACGATGTCGAACTTTGGGATGCTTTCTTCCACAAACCAGCGCGGCAGTGCTCCGACGCCACGACCACTGGCGATCATCTGAAGCATGATGTCGGTGGTTTCGATAATTTTGTGGCGCTTGGGAACGACTCCGGCGGGAGTGAGAAACTGGTTGAAAATATCGAGGCGGTCGATGCTGACGGGATAGGTGATGAGCACCTCCTGGGTGAGATCCTCGGGCTGGATGCAGGGACGTGTTTGAAGAGGATGATTTCGTGCCACAACCAACACTTGTTCGTAGTCAAAAACAGGCTCAAAACTGAGTTCTTCTTTAAAGACGGGATCGGGAGTGACCAACAAGTCGATTTCGTGCCCGACCAACGCTCCGAT
Above is a window of Puniceicoccaceae bacterium DNA encoding:
- a CDS encoding PIN domain-containing protein: MKIFWDANVLVDLVDQARPGHADAVKLLKQTQKIAATNLCAWHSLSILSYLCTKKFGKAAADEMIQELLKVFSIPATGSKEAQRAFAYNAFDYEDALQISSAVAGFSDYVVTRDAKGFRQSPIAVVSPKKIVSKLSK
- a CDS encoding LysR family transcriptional regulator translates to MGKVTMQILERIHLEIIRSVEKYGSLTAAAEKLHLTQSALSHSIRKLEDQLGVRIWYREGRRLVPTQAGEYLLTVANRLHQQFTLAESNLLQFARGERGTLRIGMECHPCYQWLLKMAKPYLAQWPSVDLDVKQEFQFGGIGALVGHEIDLLVTPDPVFKEELSFEPVFDYEQVLVVARNHPLQTRPCIQPEDLTQEVLITYPVSIDRLDIFNQFLTPAGVVPKRHKIIETTDIMLQMIASGRGVGALPRWFVEESIPKFDIVPIRLGHSGVAKQIFLGIRAADAEVDYISAFLKLARTLWKNEAGS
- a CDS encoding type II toxin-antitoxin system Phd/YefM family antitoxin, which translates into the protein MAILTAMTVITATNAKNNFGELLEATQKAPVEISKKGRTVAVVLSAEAFRQMQAKAEGISERPSIDGILGWIERHPAEAQALDETDYHQHLEEKFA